The Anoplopoma fimbria isolate UVic2021 breed Golden Eagle Sablefish chromosome 1, Afim_UVic_2022, whole genome shotgun sequence region TGTTAGAGACATTTGAGAACACAACAACATGCAATATTTTGTGACAACTGTGCTGTTGAGAACCGTACACTTTCTTGGtggattttaattttaaaatgtattttcaaaccTTACCCTCAGTACGTATAATACCCATGAAGGTCTTCATAAAGCCCTCCTGCCTCCCAGCTAAAGAGTACACCTGGATCCTGGACTTCACACAGTCTATGGGATAGACCGTCAACCACAGACAAGCTCCCCCGAATCCCCCGCTGAACATGAGTGGAAGAATACCTGCAAAGACCAAAATGATTTTGTGAGAGCAGATCACCGAAAGAAGTGCACATCATAAACTGCAAAAACACCTCATTAATagtaaatggaaaataataccCATACCTATACCATCCTTGTCCGTGCCCATGTATTGCGCAAATTTAGACCGACACAATTCATAGGCCCCAAAAAAGCAGAAGTATCCTGGTATCTCCCTGACCATGGTGGAGGTCAGTCCTTGGTAGAAACCCAGGGGGCCGTTTGTCTTCAACACTGTCTTCACTACTGTCCACACTGTGCTGAAGtcacatcacaaaaaaacatggtcAAAACTGTGTGAACTGAGTAGATGTTCTGCTCATTCTAGTGTTTCTTTTTGGTCACACTGACCTTCTCTGTCCTCTTGCGATCTTGCCAGATGCTTCCATTTCGTGCATGGCCTGCAGGCGACATTTCACCAGCTCGGTTGGACATATCGCCAAAgaagagaagatggaggctAAAGACCCCGCAGACGCCTTCTGAATATCACTGATGAGCAATGAAAAGAAGTACaatagaagaaataaacaataaaaggtATTTAGTGTGGGTACAGGAAAACGGCCTACCTCAGATTTTAGGATTACTTaggaaaaaataagtaattttcTCTGTTGAAGTCTGCTGACACACAGATagcatactttactatgatatttttatactttgaatactatactatgacctttttatgatttttgtatGACTAgtaaaatatagtataatagtataacatgttttaTGGTTAACCATATTACTACATTTTTCAAtgattttttaattcaatattacaatatgacacatttttatgacacacCATACTATATTATTTCTTATGGCACACTACACTGCACATTTTGGATAAGACTCATTAGCTATCAAATACTTCACTAAAACAATATTCTGACTTTCTATGACGTGTTGTgtcatactatacaatgacatttttctgagtcgtttttgacatattatactatgacgtgtgtatggcatactatagtatgatatttttatgattttattatgacatactacactTTGAAATTAATGACTagtttatgacatactatactatgacatttaagGTATAATATACGATGACTTTCGAAGGCATTTTATTAGATACAATACGAATTTGTTTTTATGGCAATGCTACAATTATCTGGTCATTTTTCtgacttaattaaaaaatattatccTATAAGAGATTTTGactcttttttgtattttttaacatatattttaagacttACTATactgttatattttttataagaTACTTTACTGTGAACATTTGAATTACTTTGTGTGATACTATACAATTCATTTTATATGATTCACATCACATCttttatggcataatatacgatgacatttttatgacacactatgcaatgacattttgatttctATTGATGACATAATTTACAGTGACATTTCTTGGGGCTTTTTAtggcacttttatttttatgatgatATACTCTACtgtgattttttatgacatagtatactataaCAGttcttattacattttttaggcataccatactatactatttcttTCTGAGTTTTAGATTGGcaatttttatggcatactatacgatTTCATTAGTTTATGAAAgtatttatgacatactgtacaatgacatttgtatttatctgttttatgacattgttttttgtcaagGCAGACTAGactgtgatgtttttatgacttttcactacacactatactatgacatgcgtatgatttttaatgtttaatggcATACTTTACTCCGGCATTTTTTAATGACAGTTTTATGACATTGTACTCtatgaaatgttgtatttttaatgtaatttgttatGACACTATATTACTACTTGCGTTCTAactattttttatgacatactatacaatgacatttcttatgacttttttatgacatactatactatgaatttatatttatttcttaatgaCATGATATACTTAggacttttattatttttctacagTAGAATATACCTGGACTTTTTTCTATGCCTTTGTTATGGTATAccatactatgatattttttcagAAAGTTTTTTCTgatataatatagtatgacatttcatgaaatactatactatagacgttggtttttttttacatactaatTAATGTCAGTGTCAAACCTGAGATCAGCCCCTTTATCCATCTTGGACACAAAGCGGATAGCATCCTGGCAGAGACCATAACTCAAGAAGAGCACAGCGTTCTCACTGATGTTGGCTATGAGGGCCGGGGTCGTTCCTTTGTAGAGACCACTTAGTCCCACCTGCCTGAAGGTCGATGTGAAGCAGTGGATGAAGCCGCGGTACATGGTGGGGAATGTCTGCATCTTTACCTTTGTGGTGTCAAACGGCTGACCGCTCAGTACACAAGCTGTACCACCTGAGGaaggat contains the following coding sequences:
- the slc25a15a gene encoding solute carrier family 25 member 15a, which encodes MPPHPIIQAIIDFSAGAIGGTACVLSGQPFDTTKVKMQTFPTMYRGFIHCFTSTFRQVGLSGLYKGTTPALIANISENAVLFLSYGLCQDAIRFVSKMDKGADLSDIQKASAGSLASIFSSLAICPTELVKCRLQAMHEMEASGKIARGQRSTVWTVVKTVLKTNGPLGFYQGLTSTMVREIPGYFCFFGAYELCRSKFAQYMGTDKDGIGILPLMFSGGFGGACLWLTVYPIDCVKSRIQVYSLAGRQEGFMKTFMGIIRTEGITALYSGLTPTMIRTFPANGALFLAYELSRKFMMEKVGN